The following coding sequences lie in one Cyanobacterium sp. Dongsha4 genomic window:
- a CDS encoding Tex family protein, whose product MLNISQVIASELSLNLKNVDSALELFNEGATIPFIARYRKERTGSLNEIQLRDIQERFNYLQELEQRKQFILDAIASQNQLSDALKAQITACLQKNELEDLYLPYKPKKRTRATIAREKGLTPLVEWIKSLNNGQSKAISLNKEAEKYISDDVKSSEEALNSAKDILAEEIAEKAELRAYLREFILDYGSFTSQIKKDYPEGSTKYEMYRSFTCKFTKIAPHNILALYRGEGEKILSLDVDFEEERVINYIESKIIKTKNPEIRQFYQETIKDSFNRLLKPALLRDVRSEMKIWADGESIKTFEANLRELLLSPPAGMKPTMGIDPGFRTGCKVAILSETGQFLEYQAIFPHNGAEKRNLAKNALKKLIQKYHIALIAIGNGTASRETDEFVTEVLKEIDTKPIKVMVNESGASIYSASDVAISEFPDLDVTVRGAISIGRRLQDPLAELVKIDPKSIGVGQYQHDVDQKLLKQKLEETVESCVNYVGVDLNTASKELLVFVSGINGTIANNIVQYRNEKGAFKNRKELLKVKKLGAKTFELAGGFLRIREGDNPLDNTSVHPESYHIVKKISSDLKVPLTEINQLNQHLKKLDLKQYITDEIGFPTLEDIIQELEKPGRDRRAEFQYATFKEGVTEISDLKEGMILEGVVTNVVNFGAFVDIGVHQDGLVHISQMCDRFVSDVTEVVKVGQVVKVRVLEVNENLKRIALSMKN is encoded by the coding sequence ATGCTCAATATTTCTCAAGTTATAGCTTCTGAATTATCCCTCAATCTCAAAAATGTGGACAGTGCCTTAGAATTATTTAATGAAGGTGCAACCATTCCCTTTATCGCTCGTTACCGCAAGGAACGTACTGGATCACTCAATGAGATACAATTAAGGGATATTCAAGAGCGTTTTAATTATCTGCAAGAATTAGAGCAAAGAAAACAATTTATCCTAGATGCGATCGCATCTCAAAATCAACTCAGTGACGCTTTAAAGGCTCAAATTACCGCCTGTTTACAAAAAAATGAACTTGAAGACCTTTACCTCCCCTACAAGCCCAAAAAGAGAACCCGTGCTACTATTGCTAGAGAAAAAGGGTTAACTCCCCTTGTAGAATGGATTAAAAGCCTTAACAATGGTCAAAGTAAGGCAATATCTTTGAATAAAGAAGCAGAAAAATATATCTCCGATGACGTTAAAAGTAGTGAAGAAGCCTTAAACAGTGCAAAAGATATTCTAGCGGAAGAAATCGCCGAAAAAGCGGAATTAAGAGCCTATTTAAGAGAATTTATCCTTGATTATGGTAGTTTTACCTCTCAGATAAAAAAAGACTACCCCGAAGGAAGCACAAAATATGAGATGTATCGCAGTTTTACCTGTAAATTCACCAAAATCGCACCCCATAATATTCTTGCCTTATATCGTGGGGAAGGGGAAAAAATCCTCAGTTTAGACGTTGATTTTGAGGAAGAAAGGGTAATTAACTATATAGAGTCAAAGATAATCAAGACAAAAAACCCTGAAATTAGGCAATTTTACCAAGAAACTATCAAAGATAGCTTTAATCGTCTGTTAAAACCTGCTTTACTGCGTGATGTGCGTTCAGAAATGAAAATATGGGCTGATGGAGAGTCAATTAAAACCTTTGAGGCGAATTTGCGAGAATTGTTACTGTCTCCTCCTGCGGGAATGAAACCAACAATGGGCATTGATCCCGGATTTCGTACAGGTTGCAAAGTAGCGATTCTTTCCGAAACAGGGCAATTTTTAGAGTATCAGGCAATTTTTCCCCATAATGGAGCAGAAAAAAGGAATCTTGCTAAAAATGCCTTAAAAAAACTCATCCAAAAATATCATATCGCTTTAATTGCCATTGGTAACGGCACTGCTTCACGGGAAACCGATGAGTTTGTCACGGAGGTGTTAAAGGAGATTGACACGAAACCTATTAAGGTGATGGTGAATGAGTCGGGTGCGTCTATTTATTCCGCTAGTGATGTGGCGATTAGTGAATTTCCTGATTTGGATGTCACCGTCAGAGGTGCGATTAGTATTGGTAGAAGGTTACAAGATCCTCTCGCTGAATTGGTGAAAATTGATCCGAAATCCATTGGGGTAGGGCAATATCAACACGATGTAGATCAAAAATTGTTGAAACAAAAGTTAGAAGAAACCGTCGAAAGTTGTGTTAATTATGTGGGAGTTGATTTGAATACTGCTTCTAAGGAATTGTTAGTTTTTGTCTCTGGAATTAATGGCACTATTGCGAATAATATCGTACAGTATCGCAATGAAAAAGGGGCATTTAAAAACAGAAAAGAATTACTGAAAGTCAAGAAATTAGGAGCGAAAACCTTTGAATTAGCAGGAGGATTTTTACGGATTCGAGAGGGAGATAACCCTTTAGATAATACCTCAGTGCATCCAGAAAGTTATCACATTGTCAAAAAAATTTCTAGTGATTTAAAAGTACCTTTAACGGAAATTAATCAACTTAATCAACATCTGAAAAAGTTAGATTTAAAACAGTATATAACTGACGAAATTGGCTTCCCTACCCTAGAAGATATTATTCAGGAATTAGAAAAACCGGGGCGCGATCGACGTGCTGAATTTCAATATGCTACTTTTAAGGAAGGTGTCACGGAAATTAGTGATTTAAAGGAAGGTATGATTTTAGAGGGAGTTGTCACTAACGTGGTTAATTTTGGTGCTTTTGTGGATATAGGAGTGCATCAAGATGGTTTAGTACATATATCCCAAATGTGCGATCGCTTCGTGAGTGATGTTACAGAGGTTGTAAAAGTTGGGCAGGTTGTAAAAGTAAGAGTGTTAGAGGTTAACGAAAACCTGAAACGCATCGCTTTATCTATGAAGAATTAA